A single Carnobacterium alterfunditum DSM 5972 DNA region contains:
- a CDS encoding polysaccharide deacetylase family protein has protein sequence MTFNVLMYHEFRERGDVDVMNPSTISVAQNYQDALPTVLFSYIDDFKEQMNFLKSEGYHTLTLQEMKNFYEKGIPCPEKSVLITFDDAFQSVHKYAYPILKELQFQAVSFVVLGWLSQKKKIFDPTVSAVMSKQELEEMKDVFEFANHTTNLHKRYSNGTTEMQTTSLQELKEDLERCGEYVTYPDVFAYPFGIFASEDTKRLAEVGIHYAFTTIPGINTKSTPLLELHRDTVMLDCTLEKFKTIVERGPKK, from the coding sequence ATGACTTTTAATGTTTTGATGTACCATGAATTTCGAGAACGAGGCGATGTGGATGTTATGAATCCATCGACTATTTCGGTTGCACAAAATTATCAAGATGCTTTACCAACAGTACTTTTCAGTTACATAGATGATTTTAAAGAACAAATGAATTTTTTGAAAAGTGAAGGCTACCATACATTGACGCTTCAAGAAATGAAAAATTTTTACGAGAAAGGAATACCGTGTCCAGAAAAATCGGTTTTAATAACATTTGATGATGCATTTCAATCAGTGCACAAGTATGCCTATCCGATTTTGAAGGAATTACAGTTTCAGGCAGTAAGTTTTGTGGTATTAGGTTGGCTATCACAAAAGAAAAAAATATTTGATCCAACTGTATCAGCAGTTATGAGTAAACAAGAACTTGAAGAGATGAAAGATGTATTTGAATTCGCTAATCACACAACTAATCTTCACAAACGATACTCTAATGGAACAACTGAAATGCAAACGACTTCTCTTCAAGAGTTGAAAGAAGATTTAGAAAGATGTGGAGAATATGTGACCTACCCAGATGTATTTGCTTATCCGTTTGGAATTTTTGCGTCTGAGGATACAAAACGCTTAGCTGAAGTCGGTATACATTATGCGTTTACTACTATTCCAGGGATAAATACAAAAAGTACACCGTTGCTAGAACTACACCGTGATACAGTGATGCTTGATTGTACATTAGAAAAATTTAAAACAATTGTGGAAAGAGGACCGAAAAAATGA